The Cupriavidus necator N-1 DNA window ACCGGCAGGTCAAAGCGGCCATTGAGCTGGTTGCCGAAACGCCGCGCCAGCTTCATCGAGGGCTGCTCGCCACCTTCGGGGTTGACCGGCATGCCGACGATCAGCTGCACCGGGTTCCACTCCTGGATGAGCGCCGCCACGGCCTCAAAGCGGCCTTCCACGGTGATATTGGGGAGGATGGTCAGCGCACGCGCCTCGCGCGTGATGAAATTGCCCAGCGCGACGCCGATCTTTTTTTCGCCGTAGTCGAATGCCAGGACCGTGCCGTCGCGGGGCAGTTCACGCCCCACGGCATCAGGCATGCCCGGCCTCGCCGGACAGCATGGTGAAGTCGATGCCCAGCAACCGAATGGCGGCGGCGAAGCGCTCGTCGGGCGGCACGCTGAAGATGATCTCGGGGTCGGCCTGGACCGTCAGCCAGCCGTTGCGGCTGAGCTCTTCCTCCAGCTGGCCGGCACCCCAGCCGGAGTAACCCAGCGTCAGCAGGAAGCGGTGCGGGCCGCTGCCGTTGGCCACAGCCTCCAGCACGTCCTTGGAGGTGGTCATCTCCAGCCCGCCCGGCACAGCCAGCGACGAGACATAGACGCCCACCGGGTCATGCAGCACGAAGCCGCGCTCGGTCTGCACCGGGCCGCCGAAGTAGACCGGCTGGTGCGCGACTGGCTGGATTTCAAGCTTGAGGTCGATCTTGTCGAACAGCGTGGCCATGTCGATGTCGATGGGCCGGTTGATCACCAGCCCGAGCGCGCCACGATCATTGTGTTCGCAGATATAGACGACGGAACCCGAAAAAGTCGGATCGGCCATGCCAGGCATGGCAATCAGGAACTGATTGGTCAGATTGATAGGTGCTTCGGGCTTCGCCATGCCTTGCATTTTATCAAATCGCCGGGGGTCTTCCGGAAAAGATTGGCGGGCGCTGCAGTGCAGCAATGAGCGCCCCGCCACGCTCTGGAACTGTCGTTTGGCTCAATCCTTGCCGGCCAGCGCCGCCAGCTCTTGCGCCGTCAGCCAGCGCCACCCGCCTTCGGCCAGGGCCGGATCGAGCTGCAGGCCGCCAATGGCGCTGCGATGCAGCGCGCTGACATGGTTGCCGGCCGCCGCCACCATGCGCTTGACCTGATGGTACTTGCCTTGCACCAGGGTCAGCCGCAGACTGCGTTCGCCGGTGATCTCACACGCTTCTGCCGCGATCGGTGCCGGTTCGTCGAGCAGCTGCACGCCACTGCACAGCGCTTCGGCCTGTTCCGGCGTGACCGGCTCGGCAGTCGTCACTTCATAGATCTTGGGTACCTTGCGCTTGGGCGAGGTCTGGGCGTGGATGAACTGGCCATCGTCGGTCAGCAGCAGCAACCCGGTGGTGTCGTGGTCCAGCCGCCCCACGGCCTGCAC harbors:
- the ruvX gene encoding Holliday junction resolvase RuvX; this translates as MPDAVGRELPRDGTVLAFDYGEKKIGVALGNFITREARALTILPNITVEGRFEAVAALIQEWNPVQLIVGMPVNPEGGEQPSMKLARRFGNQLNGRFDLPVEWVDERYTSRAASMAGARRGELDAEAARIILQQYFDQFPL
- a CDS encoding YqgE/AlgH family protein, with the protein product MAKPEAPINLTNQFLIAMPGMADPTFSGSVVYICEHNDRGALGLVINRPIDIDMATLFDKIDLKLEIQPVAHQPVYFGGPVQTERGFVLHDPVGVYVSSLAVPGGLEMTTSKDVLEAVANGSGPHRFLLTLGYSGWGAGQLEEELSRNGWLTVQADPEIIFSVPPDERFAAAIRLLGIDFTMLSGEAGHA
- a CDS encoding pseudouridine synthase; this encodes MTLDRILQSQGFGTRRYCGDLIAAGLVEVNGELCENPRAQFEVDGLRLTVDGEEWLACTKAYLMLNKPTGYECSQRPRHHPSVYNLLPVPLRQREVQAVGRLDHDTTGLLLLTDDGQFIHAQTSPKRKVPKIYEVTTAEPVTPEQAEALCSGVQLLDEPAPIAAEACEITGERSLRLTLVQGKYHQVKRMVAAAGNHVSALHRSAIGGLQLDPALAEGGWRWLTAQELAALAGKD